A window of Ignavibacteriota bacterium contains these coding sequences:
- the rsgA gene encoding ribosome small subunit-dependent GTPase A, whose amino-acid sequence MTRDEDQEQQPRKIDKRKSVEKLWRKGETRWRYEGDGESDADTETRKRTSPRMHQLARPENERDALVIETGGPAVILLDGEEEVRSRPRRSTTTENPRASLLVIGDRVRYVPALEGDGVVTHIYARRTALSRSSIGDAKTAAVIVANVDLLVVVAAASTELLRPGLIDRYLIAAAMGGIEAALCINKMDLPDDEDCAIVDEIADVYRDLGYPVIYTSCVTGEGITALADLLRDKIAAFSGHSGVGKTSLLNRLVPGSVEKVQHLSMQSQRGAHTTTKSLLCELPNGGFIADTPGIREFGLFFFDRDELRSYYPEFVRVADGCRFPSCTHTHEPDCAVVRAVEEGAIHPLRYRNYLQILESEEH is encoded by the coding sequence CTGGCGTTACGAGGGCGACGGGGAGAGCGACGCCGACACCGAGACGCGCAAACGCACGTCGCCGCGCATGCACCAGCTCGCAAGACCCGAGAACGAGCGCGATGCGCTCGTGATCGAGACGGGCGGACCCGCGGTCATCCTCCTCGACGGCGAGGAGGAGGTGCGGTCGCGGCCGCGGCGCTCGACCACCACCGAAAATCCGCGCGCCAGCCTGCTTGTCATCGGCGACCGCGTCCGATACGTGCCCGCGCTGGAGGGCGACGGCGTCGTGACGCATATCTACGCGCGGCGCACCGCGCTGTCGCGCTCGTCGATCGGTGATGCCAAAACCGCGGCGGTGATTGTCGCCAATGTGGATCTGCTCGTGGTTGTCGCCGCGGCGTCCACCGAGCTGCTGCGTCCGGGACTCATCGACCGCTATCTCATCGCCGCGGCGATGGGCGGCATCGAAGCCGCCCTGTGTATCAACAAGATGGACCTGCCCGACGACGAGGACTGCGCCATCGTCGACGAGATTGCGGATGTGTACCGCGACCTCGGCTATCCGGTCATCTACACGAGTTGTGTCACCGGCGAGGGCATCACGGCGCTCGCCGATTTGCTGCGCGACAAGATCGCCGCGTTTTCCGGCCACTCGGGCGTCGGAAAAACCTCGCTGCTGAACCGCCTCGTGCCCGGCTCGGTGGAGAAGGTGCAGCATCTGAGCATGCAGAGCCAGCGCGGCGCGCATACCACGACAAAGAGCCTGCTGTGCGAGCTTCCCAACGGCGGCTTTATCGCCGATACGCCGGGAATACGGGAGTTCGGACTCTTTTTCTTCGACCGCGACGAACTGCGATCCTATTATCCCGAATTTGTGCGTGTCGCCGACGGCTGCCGCTTCCCCTCGTGTACACACACGCACGAGCCCGACTGTGCCGTGGTCCGCGCGGTCGAAGAGGGCGCGATTCACCCGCTTCGATACCGCAATTACCTGCAGATACTCGAGAGCGAGGAGCATTAA